Proteins from one Listeria innocua genomic window:
- the ymfI gene encoding elongation factor P 5-aminopentanone reductase, with protein sequence MDKDIKYAFVTGASGEIGQAICISLAKAGWNLYLHYHQNKQAVENLLPLLQAEKIDVFLIQADFDDVASLAEMEKQVFQVDAFIHAAGHSHYALFQDTTDIETTKLWNVHMFMPMRLIRTFIPKLMKSNQGRIVFISSIWGEVGASMEVVYSTVKGAQIAFCRALSQELGPSGITVNAVTPGAVETKMMDQFSANEKEELREEIPLKRFAKPEEIAETVEFLISKKASYITGEVLRLNGGWLM encoded by the coding sequence TTGGATAAAGATATAAAATATGCTTTTGTAACTGGAGCTAGCGGAGAAATAGGTCAAGCGATTTGTATATCACTTGCGAAAGCTGGCTGGAACTTGTATCTTCATTATCATCAAAATAAACAAGCTGTGGAGAATTTATTACCACTACTACAAGCTGAAAAAATAGATGTATTTCTTATTCAAGCTGATTTCGATGATGTTGCAAGTTTAGCAGAAATGGAAAAGCAAGTTTTTCAAGTAGATGCATTTATCCATGCAGCAGGGCATTCTCACTATGCTTTATTCCAGGATACAACAGATATAGAGACTACAAAATTATGGAATGTGCACATGTTTATGCCAATGCGTTTAATCCGCACTTTCATACCAAAGCTAATGAAAAGCAATCAAGGAAGGATTGTTTTCATCAGTTCTATATGGGGAGAAGTCGGAGCATCAATGGAAGTAGTTTATTCCACTGTAAAAGGGGCTCAAATCGCCTTTTGCCGAGCACTAAGTCAAGAATTAGGGCCTTCTGGAATAACTGTTAATGCAGTGACACCAGGAGCGGTAGAAACGAAAATGATGGATCAATTTTCAGCGAATGAAAAGGAAGAACTTCGTGAGGAAATTCCCTTGAAACGCTTTGCAAAACCTGAAGAAATTGCAGAAACTGTAGAATTTTTAATA